ACGCCGCACTTGTTACCATTTCTCGTAGCAGCCACGCCGTCAGCTCCGGTAGATCCGGGCTCGTCACCGAAATCTGCGACCGCTCAGCCAGCGCGTACGCGTGCTTCAGCACCTCGTCACACAATGTGAGAAGGGCTTCGTGAGCAGCGGAAGGGGGTGTGGATGAGTGAGTCGATCCTTCAGATGTAGCCTTGTCGCCCTCGTGTGGTACCGTGAGGAGCCTGCGCAGCTGAATTACCTCACTCGCTGCTTCGAAGGCGGCcatgggcagcagcattgAGTTGGCAGAGcccgaggaggaagaagcggtggaggaggaggcccaCACCGACGACGAAGCTGAGGGCGCTGTGGACGCAGATGGTAGCTCTGCATTTGCGACTGAGAtgtagcgcagcagcagagacagAATAAGCACGTGCTGCAAGGCGAGCGCCTCATCGCACGACGCGCCGCTGTCATTGGCGGATGGAGACGGCGTCGATGCGTGAGCCTTCAGCACCTGAGCGAGTCGTTGaggctgcagctggcgcgcaATCACCCCCCAAAACTCGCCAGAGGGAATCGACGTTCCTGGGCCAGACGAAGCCGCACCGATGGCAGCGATAGCGGCAATGTCGGACATCGTTACCTCGATATGTCGCTCCTCCATACGCATGAGGATGTGCTGGATATCCATCAttgtgggaggagggataAGAAAGCTCGGTGTTCTCGCCGCGGCCAAAGTACTGAGGCGTGGGTCTGCGCCGGTAATGTCACCGTGGGGCAAATCACCTGCAGCAACATCGCCACCACCCAGGGCAGCCGCTCGcaagcgctgctgttgctgctgcaccgaccACATGACGAGCAAAgcgcgcagcgacggcgcacgCGCGTAGTAGCCGCGGTGCTCCACCGCGGCCGACTCCTCCTGCAGCCACTTGATTCGGTTGTCCTCATCGGCACTCAGCAGTAGCCGTGCCACATATGCACTCATAGCGGGGAGTGATGCCCCTGACGCAGCCGAGGCCGCCACTGCACTGGGGCCCTCGGCACGCCTTTGTGCCGCGGTCAGGAGGTCATTGCACGTCAGAACAACGGTTGCAGTGGCCCCCGTGCTGCCCAGCAACCGCGCATAGACCTCCTCGGTGATGGtggagcgcagcagccgctccacGTCGGCGAGCTTCAGAGCCCACAGAAAGTCGTCTCGCGCCCGCCACACGCCCTCCTCCGCGGACGACGACGGGGCGGACGTCGAGATTGGCGCAGAGGGCGAGGAAGAGTAGGAAGGCAGTACTGGGTAGAAGagtgcactgcagcagcacaggcggTCCCCACACGGACCTAGCTTGGGACTGCTGCCACCGgcggacggcgccgccgcagtgtTGTACGAGGTGGGTAGTACACCCGAAGCGCACCGGCCCACACAACACTGccggctgcgcagcaccgaaAACGGCGACCGACGATGACTGTGGTACTCAGCACTCCGGACAGTGAGTTGCGGAGTTTCCAAAGGCGCCGCCGGAGATCGCAAAACGCCATCCCTTCGCTCCTCAGTGTCATCCTcctgcggtggtggccatGTTAAGGAGGAAGGATAGTCATACGCTCCCAGGCCTTTAAAGTGAACGGAGATGAATGCTCCAGCGATGACGGCGGGCCCTCGTGAAAGTCGGGTGCGATGAAGCATGCTCGTGTAGAGGATGTCGATCGCTACTGGTGTGTGGGTACGTCAATCCAGCACACCTCGCCAGCTCTctccgtgcgcgtgcgtgcgtgtgggtgtgggtgtgatgCAGTTATGCGCTTGGTCAGTCTAAAGGCGAGGGTGTATACGTGTGAAGAATAAGGAGGAGGGTCTGTACGATGTACAGGTGAACAAGTGCGAGAGCAGCAAAAGGGAGAACGCCACGCACCCGTGTACGCGTATCGGTGCcctgtgggggggggggggggggaaacaacaacaacaacaaaaaaaagggccctctccttttttccaCACGCCCGCACCCGCCTCCGGCACACGCGTGGCGACGAGAGAGTTGAGGGCCTGTGCCTCTGCAAGACGGACCCCTCGTTTCCGCGCCTCGTGCACTCCCTAATGAaagtgtgtgcgggtgtatACACATGTGAGAAGggtaacacacacacacacacgaaagtGGCAGATGATAGGAGGTGAGGCGGgggcgagaggaaaagacgaGGGAcacaaagagaagagagacgtgatgccaaaaagagagatgcacaggcgcacacgagAAAAGGGCGACAACACCGACACCGACGGCGCCTCCATTCGCTACTTTGGTTCGCTGAGTCACCCGTGCCACTGCGCCAAGCTCGCTTGTTCCAGCTAAAGTGAGAAGCTTTACTCGATGCGGCTGTTGCGTCCCCATCACATATCAATGGGGCTGCGCTGATAGAGAGCGGGAAATCCAACGATGCCGACACGAGGGCATGCGAGCCCCGTCTGGGCCCCACCCTTCTTTTCGACCCCTCCTTTCGTGTTTACCACGGTCATCACCACTCGCCAGACACTGCACTTACAGACTTCCCACatccaccctcttcctcgccttgTCACGCACCTCTCGCACATATGCACgcgagagggggcggggggaggcggtgcatTACCGCACACAACGGCGCGCATGATTCGCTCTTAGCGAGCCCGCCGAGATGGGCGATCGTCACCGCCTCCAATTCCAGACTTACCCGGTGCCATCCCAAAGCCAGTGCCTgtagctgcagcaccaccacccaagTTGAAGACAGTTGGCGCAGAGCCAGGGGCCGCAGGACCCAAGGATGGCGCGAAGGGTGGTGCCCCAGtagcagctggcgcagcagtggcagaaGCCAAAGCAGCCCCAAAGCCCCCAGCCGTCGGTGCTGCCCCAAAACCGCCAACGGCTGTGGCCAGACCTGCCGCTGGGGTCGATGTCGTTCcccccgctgcagcgccgaaGCCAGTAGCGGCCGGTGCAGTCGCACCAAAGACAAACCCACCTACGACACCGCctcctgctggtgctgccgcagccgttGCAGGGGCGCTGAATCCTCCAGTCGTCGCCGCCCCagctgcaccggcggcgggggCTGCTCCGaaggcaccaccaccggaaGTCGCACCGATACCTCCGCCCAGCGCAGAAGTGGTGCCTGCCCCAAATCCGGTGGCCGGAGCAGCGATGCCCATAGTGGTGGTTGCAGCCGATGCCGCGGCAGGCGACTGCGACTGCTGTGGGAGCGGAGGAATGTCGAAGTACGTCGATGGCGATGCCCGACGGAACAGAGTCATgccgttgcgctgctgctcggtaTCGGCAAAGAGCAcgtccgcctccgcctgTCCGTACTGGCGTGTGAAGAGTTCGCGGGCGATGTCGGTGCGACTGTGCAGGTGAGCAGCCACACAAGAGGAGTCTCGTAGCTGATTCAGCTCGTACACCAGGGCGGCGTTAATCTGCGCAATCGCGTCGTTCGAGATGGCCCTGCCGTTGTGGTGACCGCGACAACCAcccacgccagcgccgcgcaaCGAACGACCTGGCGGTACCAGCGTTGCCTCCAGCTCAGTgagagcgctgctgacgtgaTCCATGCGATGGCTCAACTCCTCGACCAAGGCCACaaaaggagaggcggcaCCGTTGCTCACGGCGGGACGATACGCCCCACCGCAGGCATTCATTCCACTGCCGGCGAGTGACGATGGCAGCCCTTGCTCCAGCAACGGTTCCCAGACGTGTCGCTCGTAGTCGCGGATGTTGGCCTCCAACTTCTCAAGACGCTGTAGCTGACGACGCGTTTGCCCTTCATGCTGGTTGCAGTGCACCGCGACAAGATCGACGGCACGATTGCCGCCACCCTTCAGTGCTGCCATCTGGGCAAGGAGTTGACGATAGCTGGAGGAAGACACCGTAGGAGGAGAGCTCccggtggcgctggtggcgatCGCACCAGCAGCCGAGTCGGCATCATCAGACTCGTTGAAGTACAGATACACCTTCTTCGCCGCGTCTCGCTCCGCGTGCATGAAACTGCGCAGCTCCatcaggtgctgctgcagcggctgcggtaGAGCCTCAAATCGGACCTGCTCCGTCACCTGAGAAAAGTCAATGTCGCGTGCCCAGCTGGTGGCATTACCGGGACCCTTGATACCCTGATATGGGTACTGCTGAGCcgtcggtgcagcaggaACGGTCGTACTCCCGAACCCGCCTGCCATGCCAaagccaccaccgcggccgaCACCGAGGCTAGAGGTTGCCGTCGAACCAAAGCCACCAGTGCCTCCTGTCGTCGCACCGATGCCAAACCCTCCGCCAGCACCAAAGCCTCCAGTAGCAGGCGCAGTGCCGAATCCGGGCTTTGCACCGAAGCCCGTTGCCGCTGGTGCTCCGAAGCCACCAGGGGCGGGAAGTGGGGCCCCAAAGCcgccagccgctgcggcactggTGCCAAAGCCTCCGAAGCGATGGCCACCGTTCACAGGACCCGGTGTGCCAGTTCCTGCTCCTGTCGATGGAGTCGCGGCAAAGCCGGTCGCCATTGCAGGTTTCGCTCCGAAACCACCAGCGTTCGCCCCTGTACCAAAGCCGCCGAGCGACATGGCGAAGATCTGTCACAGTCAAGGAGACACAGCTTGGCTTAGGAAACTTGTCAGTTCGCGCGCACTTTACTCCGATGCCGAGAGGCACGCGAACGGCTGGAATCAAAACGGTGCTGATAactttcttcctctgttgTGGCTTGTCAGTACACTCGTTCTGACAGCAACCACACCTCTTGCGGGCTCCTATGAAGCGCCGAATTCGATTATGGCTttcgctccctcttttctcgtcCTCGCAGACCGTCGCCGCTACTTCGTGTCGTCACGCGAGGGGGGAAtcggtgcggctgcttctgTTTATTATTAAAGTGTATGGGcagaagtgtgtgtgtgcgtgtgtgtgcgtggaggtGTTGGTATGATTCTGCGGCGGGTGCGCAGACGCCGTTAACcgaagaaggcagaggaCTTGTGAAGAAGCAGAGAGTGCTGCAGACAGACACGCGTTCTTCGCTGAATATCGCCACAGGCGAGGGTAAAAGCAAGCTGACCCCATTGTCGAGTGAAGCCACCGTCCAGCAGTCGCACGGTGGTGCGcacaacagaaaaggaagagtAAACGTACAAGCacgagaaggagcgaaggagTGAAGAGTCGAGCGCACTGATCAACCGAGGTGAAGGCAGGGTCGGGGTAAGGGACCTTCCACACTAACTTGTAAGGAGTTCAGGCAATGTAGATGTCTGTGTCGCATCGTATGAAGTGACAAGAAGCATTGCGGTGCAAGAATGAGCACTTGAGTCCTCCTGATGACatggagagcagcggagTGTGTCGTTAGATGCGAGATGACTTACGCTGCCCAAAAGCACACCAAAGGTAGCGTGACGGGCGGATGTGCTGCGTGGGCTCAGATGCATGCGGGTTTACAGTCGCCATGATTACTCCTGTAGGGtatgaaaggagaggggcggtgggcggagaggaaaagaagaagaacggGTCCCACGAGGAAGACCACTCAAGCCGCATCGCGTACTAAACGCCCACACCGCACAGggtcacgcacgcacacgcacgcacacttTTATGTGATCACAGcagggggagaaagaaacgCGCACACCAAGAGATAAGTGTGCCACGGTTAAGCAAGAGTTCATGCGGGTCCCCAAAACGAGGCGAAGAGCGCACCTGAAGAAGTCGCTGTGGTGCATTGTACTGCTACACCATCACCTGTGGAAGCAGACAAGCCAGTGGCTACTGACAGAACAGCTTCAAAgggcaccctccccccctgctactcccccttcctcaccttccctctcccagaatggtgtatgtgtgggggtgtATACACATGCTGAGGTAAAGACCGAAAGAAGTCAAAAATAAAATACAACCATTTCTACGGACTGTCTATGCGTCTAtccttgtttgtgtgtgtgtgggggggtgtgggtgtgggtgccaGTGAATGACTCCGGTAAAGGGCAGCGTGTTACGgccctccatctctctccaGATTTCCATTCGTGATGGCACTCCACCCAATTCAGCCAACGAGTAGGCAGTCCATAGAAAGAAAGTGTACCTACCCAGCCCAGCCCGCGCAACTTAGCAGCACGTACCGAGCATTCCATGCGGCGCTTCTCCCCGAGGCGCTAGAGCgtcgctcctgctcctcccaCTGATGCCGATAATACTGCGCTAACCGCACCCGGTCCGTCTTGACCGGCAGCGTACTTGCCTGACGCCCACTTGCCAGACCAGCTCTCGGCTGCACCGACGCGCCGATAGGGGCGTGCATGACGGGGACACGGCGGCCACTGGTGGGCTGCGCCCGCGCCGTATGCTGGGTTTGCTGAGCCGCATCGAACTGGCGGGCTCGACAGCACGACAGGGCAATCGCACGGTGTTCGTACTCGCCATTGTTTGTCATGGCAACGTGGGACGCGCGCACGATGCGAACATCCTGGGCCTCGCGATACGGGTGCCGGCACTGC
This Leishmania panamensis strain MHOM/PA/94/PSC-1 chromosome 29 sequence DNA region includes the following protein-coding sequences:
- a CDS encoding hypothetical protein (TriTrypDB/GeneDB-style sysID: LpmP.29.0790), translated to MSLGGFGTGANAGGFGAKPAMATGFAATPSTGAGTGTPGPVNGGHRFGGFGTSAAAAGGFGAPLPAPGGFGAPAATGFGAKPGFGTAPATGGFGAGGGFGIGATTGGTGGFGSTATSSLGVGRGGGFGMAGGFGSTTVPAAPTAQQYPYQGIKGPGNATSWARDIDFSQVTEQVRFEALPQPLQQHLMELRSFMHAERDAAKKVYLYFNESDDADSAAGAIATSATGSSPPTVSSSSYRQLLAQMAALKGGGNRAVDLVAVHCNQHEGQTRRQLQRLEKLEANIRDYERHVWEPLLEQGLPSSLAGSGMNACGGAYRPAVSNGAASPFVALVEELSHRMDHVSSALTELEATLVPPGRSLRGAGVGGCRGHHNGRAISNDAIAQINAALVYELNQLRDSSCVAAHLHSRTDIARELFTRQYGQAEADVLFADTEQQRNGMTLFRRASPSTYFDIPPLPQQSQSPAAASAATTTMGIAAPATGFGAGTTSALGGGIGATSGGGAFGAAPAAGAAGAATTGGFSAPATAAAAPAGGGVVGGFVFGATAPAATGFGAAAGGTTSTPAAGLATAVGGFGAAPTAGGFGAALASATAAPAATGAPPFAPSLGPAAPGSAPTVFNLGGGAAATGTGFGMAPGKSGIGGGDDRPSRRAR